In Bacteriovorax sp. PP10, the genomic window CAAGAGACAATGACCCTGCTTCACCTGTAGCTTGTACATAGTAAGAAAGGTTAGCGTGGTTAGCATTTAATTCTAAAACATTTGCTTCAGTTAATAAATCAGATGGATTAACTACCAGCTTTCCATTTACAGTTTTAATTTCTGTATTTAATCTCAGAAATCCTGAAAATGGAGCAAGGTTGGCCTCTACTTTTTTATAGTTTAGTGGTGCCTTAACTGGAAGTGTGATTGAGTTTATTCCCAGCGATGAGTAAGTCACTTGTGCTCCAGAAAGAGTTTCCAGAGTCGCAATACATTTTTCAGAAGGTGAAGTTTGAGTCACTGTCGCAACTACCTTTTTAGTGTAGCTCTTAGTGTATCCATCTTTTTTAGTAATAAGTGTTAATCTCATTTCGCCAATATCAAATGAAGCTGATGTTTTGCAATTAACGTATCCGTCATCATATACCAATTCTTCTGTTAATGAGCTTTCGCTTAGAGTGGTTTTAGGTGCGAACTCAACTATAACATCGTATAGGCCAGCATTATTGTTTCCGTAAACGTTAGTCAGGTCTAGGGTTGTGCTTCTATCAAAAGCAAATGTAGTGAATGAAGTAACTGCGAGTGTCAGGGCAAGAAGTGATTTCATGTTGAATCTCCTGTTAGTTTTCATGGTTTATGCCATTAAAACAAATCGGACTCAAGTTATGATCATGTCAGGTTTTTCTTAAGAATTAACATTAATTAAAGTAAAAGCAGTGAGAGACATAATTCCTTGGGCCTGCATTTTATCACTGGTTGCGACTTCAATGTTTTCTGAATTGGTATGGAGAGTGATTCCCATTTTTTTATAAGCAGTGATGATTTCAGCTTTAGGGATTTTATGAGGAGGACCGTAATCAAATGATCCGTTATGATCGATTGAAAATAAAAGTAGGATTGAGCGTTGATTAATCAGCTTTGAAATATGTTCATAGTAGCGAGGTCTGTCGGCCCTATTAAAAACGACCTGGCTGGCGCGATCAAATAAAACATCAAAAGGTTTTTCTGTCGTGAAATTAAAAAAATCCATCGCATGAAAAGTTAAGTTATCTGCAAAAAAGCTGTAGCCGTGTTTTTTATAAGGGATATTGTTTTCTTCAAAAAAGCTGATGACAGCAGGTTCCCAAAATTCAATGGCCGTCACATGAGCACCTTTTTCTAAGAAAAAAAGAATGTCTTTGGTTTTTCCAGCAAGAGGAATAAGAACAGACTTACCTTTGAGGTCAATATCCTTAAAGTATTTAACCATCTCAGAATTATAATTATTCTGATGGAATCTGATTGTTCCTTCATCCCAGACTTGTGACCAAAATTCTAATGGTGTTGTTGTTTTTTCCATAAAGGAGAGAGTAGCCTAGAGATTCTAGGCCGTCATGATATAAATAATATCCAGAATATCAATTCTTGGCACAATCATCCCTTTGTTAGAAATATGGAAAACCGCACGAGGGATTTTTAACTCGCGTTGATAAAGTT contains:
- a CDS encoding class I SAM-dependent methyltransferase, with the protein product MEKTTTPLEFWSQVWDEGTIRFHQNNYNSEMVKYFKDIDLKGKSVLIPLAGKTKDILFFLEKGAHVTAIEFWEPAVISFFEENNIPYKKHGYSFFADNLTFHAMDFFNFTTEKPFDVLFDRASQVVFNRADRPRYYEHISKLINQRSILLLFSIDHNGSFDYGPPHKIPKAEIITAYKKMGITLHTNSENIEVATSDKMQAQGIMSLTAFTLINVNS